CCAACTCGTGGCCTAGCTTGCAAAGCCGCGCCAATTCACCGGCGATCATCGACTCACAAATCTCCCGCTGCACGGCATACGGCAGCCGCGCGAACACGACCTTTTCTGTCATGCGCCCGACCAATTCAGGACGGAGGCTTTGGCCGACGCGTGCCAATACGGTGCGCTCAATGGAGGCAAACGGCGCTGACTGCATCCGCATCGCCTCCGCCGCGCCGATGTTCGATGTGCAGACGATGTAGTAACCGGAAAGGTTTTTCCGTTCACCGCTGGCCAGTGTGATGCTCGCGTCATCCAAGATTTGAAGAAACAGATCCAACACGAGCGGATGCGCTTTCTCGATCTCATCGAAGAGCAATGTGCCGCCGCCGTTTGATTTCACGAGCGCCCGACCAAGCAAACCGATGTCGCCAATCTTTTCGCCAATCAGTTTTTCGACCGACGATTGATTCTGATATTCCGACATATCGAAGCGCAACGGCTTCGCCCCCTCGAAAAGAAATGAAGTAAACGCATTTGTAATTTCCGTTTTTCCGGTGCCTGTCGGCCCGACGAACAAGAACGACCCCTTTGGCCTGCCATGATGCGCCAGGCCTAATTCGCCGCGTTGCAACACCGAGACGACACGCCCAATCACATGTTCCTGCCCTTTGATGCAGGCGCGCAAATGCGCTGCCAACTCAAGCAATCGCCACTTTCGTTTGTCTGCGTCCATCTCTGTTTATTCGCGGTTCAAAATTACCCCTGATACCATTCCGGCACTTTCCCGTCCGCGCCGCGCGGTGTGAGTTTTACGCGCCGGAAGCCCATCTCACAGTGCTGAACAACAGCCTGAAATTTGCGCAATCTCCGAAACTCATGCGGCTCGATGTAATATTTTTCCTCCTCGGAATAACTCACCGTCCGCTTCCCGCCCGAATAACTGTAGCTGCGTTTTTTGTATTTCTTCTTCCCCAATGTGCTCGCGGCAATCTTCGCCGACTCTTCGTCCGCGGCCTTGCAGATGACCCGATTCGCCATGTTGGCGATAAACACCTTCGCCTTTTGCTCGTCGCCAATCGGTGGAATAAGCGAGGTGTAACTTTGCGTCGCGGCAACCACTGTCGCCTTGGCCTCACGAATCACATCCACCACATTGTAGTCGCTCGTGCCGTCTTCGCTCGCGGTGATGATTTTCTGCGCCTCGTCCGCCCAGAGCACCAGCAGGTTGTGCTTCGCGCGCTCCTTTTC
This genomic stretch from Termitidicoccus mucosus harbors:
- a CDS encoding AAA family ATPase, which translates into the protein MDADKRKWRLLELAAHLRACIKGQEHVIGRVVSVLQRGELGLAHHGRPKGSFLFVGPTGTGKTEITNAFTSFLFEGAKPLRFDMSEYQNQSSVEKLIGEKIGDIGLLGRALVKSNGGGTLLFDEIEKAHPLVLDLFLQILDDASITLASGERKNLSGYYIVCTSNIGAAEAMRMQSAPFASIERTVLARVGQSLRPELVGRMTEKVVFARLPYAVQREICESMIAGELARLCKLGHELEITPADIETILRAGFHKTLGARPMRAAVERFLQDRVVGMLLEHFSS